One genomic window of Diospyros lotus cultivar Yz01 chromosome 8, ASM1463336v1, whole genome shotgun sequence includes the following:
- the LOC127808064 gene encoding protein ESSENTIAL FOR POTEXVIRUS ACCUMULATION 1 isoform X1 gives MAEKTQFDSRTIQIPKDVHGSDNPIPLSPQWLLPKPGENKTGSVPGENNFTPYPGYASRLDVMKQSGNNEEIYDAQKKKDVFRPTVLDMDSGRRDRWRDEERETNSSIRKDRWREGDKEPGDTRKVDRWADNSSSRTFGEARRGSSERWTDSSSRETNYDQRRESKWNTRWGPDDKETDGLREKWIDTGRDLDVTVDKGLSHHAQDERDMDHFRSWRSNTQNRGRGEPLHHQTLTPSKPSSTFSYGRGRGENALPTFLHGRGRVVCGGSSVNSAMHSQSFGTATEKNETGHGESSPLRYSRTKLLHLYRMTDMKSCKKILDEVVPVPSLTQEELLEPLAFCAPAPDEVAILKGIDKGDIVSSGAPQVSKDGSIGRNSNDFGQARRAKFGSREDVLLASDDYKSENVDNSQGGYSSHFDGVSREKELHSYRPDTKPETLQDKQIYSENKLNSEGISTKKKSSAEDSGRYRTDEGAVIKESTVLGNLSVPPGTAWPSLSVGDRSPLASHDWREIPTDLRSRISEFGWLRPQKDINNEQRGSGLGDLSYPEDESKWQVGKDAVIRRQPSAVLDRELETRKLLQPSPEELLLYYKDPQGEIQGPFAGIDIIGWFEAGYFGIDLQVRLANAPHDLPFSLLGDVMPHLRAKARPPPGFNAPKQNEVVDGASRSNISALGKLHTSSSEIEMMKAEQKYAYGSTTEAENRFLESLMSRNMSSTSAASLEKFASEAMQGFVGNNASTMPPLGVESSDNLYLLAQRMALERQRSLPNSYPYWSGRDASSMIPNSDIVQDSTTQHAKLLASMGDNSRQQPHSQNLMSILQGLTDRSTSTFNNGVGARSTFPVQGGLDPLQEKLDLHQAQNLPPQTAFGIQQQRLQSQNAPSLTNLLSQNFDNSSGDLTLEKLLSSGLSQDPQLLSLLQQQYFVQLHSQPQVPSQQMSVLDKLLLLKQQQKQEEQQQLLRQQQQLLSQVLSDHHPNHRMSEQPYGQLPVSVLPSGNASADHPRFHLAPHELYQMGSQIPVPKLSDERISNFLNVNLPPNASQDASHIVGSEASSMHLQSQTPQKSWVATLPDEIDDTQKKNSLTSSMIDSLPQSELVDKSPVVQVSKDILRINDPVTVSTSEVTVESVPLEHPGKSVEVESAINYENEVSVPEQVNEMMVPSGEEPSTVMDIRSVEARDIKKPSEKKSRKQRSSKAQSSDQVKGVSKTPFSQQSKTSETDIHNVSDVKNETHIASGEIFPRMSPQETREHKSEVPKVDTVDAEQTKSSLPASALRDGGDSMDAKGESRLVGPSQLNAQEQTGQRAWKPAPGFKPKSLLEIQQEEQRKAQTERGHSEIPASFTSTSVSTPWAGVVANSDLKTDSGELNLAEPENRINQKSKKSQLHDLLAEVSAKSNERDVEVLDSNPLPITTSQLDSIDDDNFIELKDTKKNRKKSAKSKGVGTKASVPPASVVGSSPNEKGKVTRQIQEEKELLPAIPSGPSLGDFVLWKGESTNPSPAPAWSTDSGKLPKPTSLRDILKEQETKVSSAHHQNPIPTPQKSQPNQPTRGNGPSWSLSATSPAKAASPIQIVSNASAQSRPKGDDDLFWGPLDPPKQEVKQSDFPLFASQGSRGIKNTPSKGTSGGMFSRQKSMGSRPGERSLSLSPATSHLSLKGKKDAANKYSEAMDFRDWCESESVRLIGTKDTSFLEFCLKQSRSEAEILLIENLDAYDPDHEFIDKFLNYKELLPADVLEIAFQSRNDRKAAEIGARDMNSDNAGVGDSEQNNAMVADGSKGGGGGKKKGKKGKKVNPSVLGFNVVSNRIMMGEIQTVED, from the exons ATGGCCGAGAAGACTCAATTCGATTCCCGCACCATCCAGATCCCCAAAG ATGTGCATGGATCTGACAATCCTATTCCACTTTCACCACAGTGGCTTCTTCCGAAGCCGGGGGAGAACAAGACTGGCAGTGTACCTGGG GAGAACAATTTTACCCCATATCCAGGTTATGCAAGTCGGTTAGATGTGATGAAGCAATCAGGAAACAATGAAGAGATATATGATGCCCAGAAGAAGAAGGATGTTTTCAGGCCAACTGTGCTTGATATGGATTCTGGTCGGCGTGACCGCTGGCGTGATGAGGAAAGGGAAACTAATTCCTCCATTCGAAAGGATCGTTGGAGGGAGGGAGACAAAGAGCCTGGTGACACCCGGAAGGTGGATCGGTGGGCGGATAACTCTTCTTCCAGGACCTTTGGAGAAGCACGCCGTGGCTCATCTGAGCGTTGGACTGATTCAAGTAGCAGGGAAACTAATTATGATCAACGTCGTGAAAGCAAATGGAACACACGCTGGGGGCCTGATGATAAAGAGACAGATGGTTTGCGTGAGAAGTGGATAGATACTGGTAGAGATTTGGATGTGACTGTTGATAAAGGGTTATCTCATCATGCACAGGATGAGAGGGACATGGATCATTTTAGGTCATGGAGATCAAATACTCAAAATCGAGGAAGGGGAGAACCTTTGCATCATCAAACTTTGACCCCAAGCAAACCAAGCTCTACATTTTCATATGGACGAGGACGCGGGGAAAATGCTCTTCCTACATTTTTGCATGGTCGAGGAAGGGTTGTCTGTGGTGGAAGCTCTGTGAACAGTGCTATGCATTCCCAATCTTTTGGAACTGCGACAGAAAAGAATGAAACTGGCCATGGAGAGTCTTCCCCTTTAAGATACAGCAGGACAAAATTGCTTCATCTGTACAGGATGACTGACATGAAGTCCTGTAAGAAAATATTGGATGAAGTTGTACCAGTTCCTTCCCTTACACAGGAAGAACTGTTGGAGCCTCTAGCATTTTGTGCCCCGGCTCCTGATGAAGTG GCTATTTTGAAGGGAATTGACAAAGGAGATATTGTTAGTAGTGGTGCACCTCAGGTTTCTAAGGATGGATCCATTGGAAGAAATTCAAATGACTTTGGCCAAGCGAGACGAGCGAAGTTTG GTAGTAGAGAAGATGTGTTGCTTGCTTCTGATGATTATAAAAGTGAAAATGTTGACAATTCCCAGGGTGGTTATTCCAGTCACTTTGATGGTGTATCCCGTGAGAAAGAGTTGCACTCTTACAGGCCAGACACAAAACCTGAAACCTTACAGGATAAACAGATCTACTCtgagaataaattaaattctgaAGGtatctcaacaaaaaaaaaat CCTCGGCAGAAGATAGTGGTCGGTATAGGACTGATGAAGGGGCTGTTATTAAGGAATCTACAGTCCTGGGAAATCTCTCTGTTCCTCCTGGAACAGCATGGCCATCCCTGTCAGTTGGAGATCGTTCACCTTTGGCCTCACATGATTGGAGAGAGATTCCGACTGACCTTAGGTCAAGAATTTCTGAGTTTGGCTGGTTACGACCACAGAAAGATATAAACAATGAACAACGGGGCAGTGGCTTAGGGGATTTATCTTACCCTGAAGATGAATCTAAATGGCAGGTTGGCAAGGATGCTGTTATTAGAAGGCAGCCATCTGCAGTCTTGGACAGGGAACTGGAAACCCGGAAACTTCTGCAGCCTTCTCCAGAGGAGCTTCTGCTTTACTATAAAGACCCACAGGGTGAAATTCAAGGCCCGTTTGCTGGGATTGATATTATTGGATGGTTTGAGGCTGGATACTTTGGCATAGATTTGCAAGTTCGCCTTGCAAATGCGCCACATGACTTGCCATTTTCTTTACTTGGTGATGTTATGCCACACTTACGAGCAAAAGCCCGACCTCCTCCTGGATTTAATGCACCAAAACAGAATGAAGTTGTGGATGGAGCTAGTAGGTCAAACATCAGTGCCCTTGGAAAGCTTCACACAAGCTCTAGTGAGATTGAAATGATGAAGGCTGAACAAAAATATGCATATGGTTCAACAACAGAAGCTGAAAATAGGTTTTTGGAGTCCTTGATGTCACGAAATATGAGTAGTACGAGCGCAGCCTCACTTGAGAAGTTTGCCTCTgaag CCATGCAGGGATTTGTAGGGAACAATGCTAGTACTATGCCCCCCTTGGGAGTGGAAAGCTCCGATAACCTATACCTCTTGGCCCAACGAATGGCACTTGAACGACAGAGGTCACTGCCAAACAGTTACCCGTATTGGTCTGGGAGAGATGCATCATCAATGATTCCTAATTCGGATATTGTCCAGGATTCCACAACTCAACACGCAAAACTTCTGGCTTCAATGGGTGATAATTCTCGCCAGCAGCCTCATTCGCAGAATCTGATGTCTATCCTTCAAGGCTTAACTGACAGGTCTACCTCTACATTTAACAATGGAGTTGGTGCCCGGTCAACTTTCCCTGTCCAGGGGGGATTAGACCCACTTCAGGAAAAGCTGGACTTGCATCAGGCTCAGAATTTACCCCCTCAAACTGCATTTGGGATCCAGCAACAGAGGCTGCAATCGCAGAATGCACCCTCTTTAACAAATTTACtgtctcaaaattttgataattcctCAGGCGATTTAACCCTTGAGAAGTTACTCTCTTCTGGTCTCTCTCAAGATCCACAACTTTTAAGTTTGTTGCAACAGCAATATTTTGTGCAATTACATTCACAGCCACAAGTTCCATCTCAGCAAATGTCGGTGTTGGATAAGCTATTGCTGCTTAAGCAGCAGCAGAAACAGGAAGAGCAACAACAATTGTTGCGACAACAGCAGCAATTGCTCTCTCAAGTGCTATCTGATCATCACCCTAACCACCGGATGAGCGAGCAACCTTATGGACAATTACCGGTTTCTGTATTGCCATCAGGAAATGCTTCTGCAGATCATCCGAGGTTTCACCTGGCACCACACGAGTTATATCAAATGGGTTCCCAAATTCCAGTTCCAAAATTGTCAGATGAACGCATTTCTAACTTTCTTAATGTTAATTTACCTCCCAATGCTTCCCAGGATGCAAGTCATATTGTTGGTTCTGAAGCCTCTTCTATGCATTTACAGAGTCAAACACCTCAAAAAAGTTGGGTTGCTACTCTGCCTGATGAAATTGATGACACACAAAAAAAGAACTCACTGACATCAAGCATGATTGATAGCTTGCCCCAGTCGGAGTTGGTTGACAAATCTCCAGTGGTGCAGGTTTCAAAAGACATTTTGAGAATCAATGATCCTGTCACAGTTTCAACCTCTGAGGTTACTGTGGAGTCTGTGCCTTTAGAACATCCTGGAAAATCTGTTGAAGTAGAATCTGCAATTAATTATGAGAATGAAGTTTCAGTGCCTGAGCAAGTAAATGAAATGATGGTTCCATCTGGGGAAGAGCCCTCCACAGTGATGGATATTAGAAGTGTTGAAGCTCGTGATATAAAAAAGCCTTCTGAGAAGAAGTCCAGGAAGCAAAGGTCTTCCAAGGCACAATCTTCTGACCAGGTGAAGGGAGTTTCTAAAACACCGTTCTCCCAACAATCAAAGACATCTGAAACTGACATTCATAATGTTTCTGATGTGAAGAATGAGACACATATTGCTTCAGGAGAAATATTTCCCAGAATGTCTCCACAGGAAACTAGAGAACACAAATCTGAAGTTCCTAAAGTTGACACAGTGGATGCTGAACAAACAAAGAGCTCATTGCCTGCAAGTGCACTCAGGGATGGTGGTGATTCTATGGATGCAAAGGGTGAATCCAGACTGGTTGGCCCTTCACAGCTTAATGCTCAAGAACAAACTGGACAACGGGCTTGGAAGCCTGCCCCCGGTTTCAAGCCAAAATCACTACTGGAAATTCAACAAGAAGAGCAGAGAAAAGCACAAACAGAAAGGGGGCATTCTGAGATCCCAGCATCCTTTACCTCCACTAGCGTCTCTACTCCTTGGGCTGGGGTTGTTGCCAATTCTGATCTTAAAACAGATTCAGGGGAATTAAATCTTGCAGAACCAGAAAATCGCATAAATCAAAAGAGCAAGAAGAGCCAATTACATGACCTTTTGGCAGAAGTTTCAGCGAAGTCAAATGAAAGAGATGTTGAGGTTCTGGACAGTAATCCCCTACCGATCACAACCTCTCAACTGGATTCAATTGACGATGACAACTTTATTGAGCTTAAAGACACTAAAAAGAATCGAAAAAAGTCTGCAAAATCCAAGGGTGTTGGAACTAAGGCCTCAGTGCCTCCTGCTTCAGTAGTTGGATCAAGTCCTAATGAGAAAGGCAAGGTTACGCGCCAAATACAGGAGGAGAAGGAACTCTTACCTGCAATACCTTCCGGTCCATCCTTAGGAGATTTTGTTCTTTGGAAAGGGGAATCCACAAACCCTTCCCCAGCTCCAGCATGGTCCACCGACTCTGGGAAACTTCCAAAGCCGACATCATTGAGGGACATCCTAAAGGAACAGGAAACAAAGGTTTCGTCTGCCCACCACCAAAACCCAATTCCAACACCTCAGAAGTCCCAGCCAAATCAGCCCACTCGAGGAAATGGTCCTTCTTGGTCGCTATCTGCAACATCCCCAGCTAAGGCTGCATCTCCCATACAGATTGTTTCCAATGCTTCTGCTCAATCAAGACCCAAAGGAGATGATGATCTATTCTGGGGTCCTTTAGATCCACCAAAACAAGAAGTGAAACA GTCAGATTTTCCTCTTTTTGCCAGCCAGGGCAGTAGGGGAATCAAAAACACTCCGAGCAAAGGGACTTCAGGAGGGATGTTTAGCAGGCAAAAATCTATGGGTAGTAGACCTGGTGAACGATCCCTATCATTGTCTCCTGCCACTTCCCATTTGTCCCTGAAAGGGAAGAAGGATGCCGCGAATAAATATTCAG AGGCCATGGACTTTAGAGATTGGTGTGAGAGTGAGTCTGTGAGGCTTATAGGAACGAAAG ATACAAGTTTCCTGGAATTCTGTTTAAAGCAATCCAGGTCTGAGGCTGAGATACTTCTGATAGAAAACCTTGATGCATATGATCCTGACCATGAATTCATTGACAAGTTCCTCAACTACAAGGAGTTGCTACCTGCAGATGTCCTTGAAATTGCCTTTCAAAGTCGGAATGATCGCAAGGCTGCTGAAATTGGTGCCAGAGATATGAATTCTGACAATGCAGGTGTCGGGGACTCTGAGCAAAACAATGCAATGGTTGCTGATGGATCCAAGGGTGGTGGgggagggaagaagaagggcaaaaaaggaaaaaaggtgaACCCATCAGTTCTGGGATTTAATGTCGTCAGCAATAGGATCATGATGGGAGAAATTCAGACCGTGGAAGATTAG
- the LOC127808064 gene encoding protein ESSENTIAL FOR POTEXVIRUS ACCUMULATION 1 isoform X2 — protein MAEKTQFDSRTIQIPKDVHGSDNPIPLSPQWLLPKPGENKTGSVPGENNFTPYPGYASRLDVMKQSGNNEEIYDAQKKKDVFRPTVLDMDSGRRDRWRDEERETNSSIRKDRWREGDKEPGDTRKVDRWADNSSSRTFGEARRGSSERWTDSSSRETNYDQRRESKWNTRWGPDDKETDGLREKWIDTGRDLDVTVDKGLSHHAQDERDMDHFRSWRSNTQNRGRGEPLHHQTLTPSKPSSTFSYGRGRGENALPTFLHGRGRVVCGGSSVNSAMHSQSFGTATEKNETGHGESSPLRYSRTKLLHLYRMTDMKSCKKILDEVVPVPSLTQEELLEPLAFCAPAPDEVAILKGIDKGDIVSSGAPQVSKDGSIGRNSNDFGQARRAKFGSREDVLLASDDYKSENVDNSQGGYSSHFDGVSREKELHSYRPDTKPETLQDKQIYSENKLNSEASAEDSGRYRTDEGAVIKESTVLGNLSVPPGTAWPSLSVGDRSPLASHDWREIPTDLRSRISEFGWLRPQKDINNEQRGSGLGDLSYPEDESKWQVGKDAVIRRQPSAVLDRELETRKLLQPSPEELLLYYKDPQGEIQGPFAGIDIIGWFEAGYFGIDLQVRLANAPHDLPFSLLGDVMPHLRAKARPPPGFNAPKQNEVVDGASRSNISALGKLHTSSSEIEMMKAEQKYAYGSTTEAENRFLESLMSRNMSSTSAASLEKFASEAMQGFVGNNASTMPPLGVESSDNLYLLAQRMALERQRSLPNSYPYWSGRDASSMIPNSDIVQDSTTQHAKLLASMGDNSRQQPHSQNLMSILQGLTDRSTSTFNNGVGARSTFPVQGGLDPLQEKLDLHQAQNLPPQTAFGIQQQRLQSQNAPSLTNLLSQNFDNSSGDLTLEKLLSSGLSQDPQLLSLLQQQYFVQLHSQPQVPSQQMSVLDKLLLLKQQQKQEEQQQLLRQQQQLLSQVLSDHHPNHRMSEQPYGQLPVSVLPSGNASADHPRFHLAPHELYQMGSQIPVPKLSDERISNFLNVNLPPNASQDASHIVGSEASSMHLQSQTPQKSWVATLPDEIDDTQKKNSLTSSMIDSLPQSELVDKSPVVQVSKDILRINDPVTVSTSEVTVESVPLEHPGKSVEVESAINYENEVSVPEQVNEMMVPSGEEPSTVMDIRSVEARDIKKPSEKKSRKQRSSKAQSSDQVKGVSKTPFSQQSKTSETDIHNVSDVKNETHIASGEIFPRMSPQETREHKSEVPKVDTVDAEQTKSSLPASALRDGGDSMDAKGESRLVGPSQLNAQEQTGQRAWKPAPGFKPKSLLEIQQEEQRKAQTERGHSEIPASFTSTSVSTPWAGVVANSDLKTDSGELNLAEPENRINQKSKKSQLHDLLAEVSAKSNERDVEVLDSNPLPITTSQLDSIDDDNFIELKDTKKNRKKSAKSKGVGTKASVPPASVVGSSPNEKGKVTRQIQEEKELLPAIPSGPSLGDFVLWKGESTNPSPAPAWSTDSGKLPKPTSLRDILKEQETKVSSAHHQNPIPTPQKSQPNQPTRGNGPSWSLSATSPAKAASPIQIVSNASAQSRPKGDDDLFWGPLDPPKQEVKQSDFPLFASQGSRGIKNTPSKGTSGGMFSRQKSMGSRPGERSLSLSPATSHLSLKGKKDAANKYSEAMDFRDWCESESVRLIGTKDTSFLEFCLKQSRSEAEILLIENLDAYDPDHEFIDKFLNYKELLPADVLEIAFQSRNDRKAAEIGARDMNSDNAGVGDSEQNNAMVADGSKGGGGGKKKGKKGKKVNPSVLGFNVVSNRIMMGEIQTVED, from the exons ATGGCCGAGAAGACTCAATTCGATTCCCGCACCATCCAGATCCCCAAAG ATGTGCATGGATCTGACAATCCTATTCCACTTTCACCACAGTGGCTTCTTCCGAAGCCGGGGGAGAACAAGACTGGCAGTGTACCTGGG GAGAACAATTTTACCCCATATCCAGGTTATGCAAGTCGGTTAGATGTGATGAAGCAATCAGGAAACAATGAAGAGATATATGATGCCCAGAAGAAGAAGGATGTTTTCAGGCCAACTGTGCTTGATATGGATTCTGGTCGGCGTGACCGCTGGCGTGATGAGGAAAGGGAAACTAATTCCTCCATTCGAAAGGATCGTTGGAGGGAGGGAGACAAAGAGCCTGGTGACACCCGGAAGGTGGATCGGTGGGCGGATAACTCTTCTTCCAGGACCTTTGGAGAAGCACGCCGTGGCTCATCTGAGCGTTGGACTGATTCAAGTAGCAGGGAAACTAATTATGATCAACGTCGTGAAAGCAAATGGAACACACGCTGGGGGCCTGATGATAAAGAGACAGATGGTTTGCGTGAGAAGTGGATAGATACTGGTAGAGATTTGGATGTGACTGTTGATAAAGGGTTATCTCATCATGCACAGGATGAGAGGGACATGGATCATTTTAGGTCATGGAGATCAAATACTCAAAATCGAGGAAGGGGAGAACCTTTGCATCATCAAACTTTGACCCCAAGCAAACCAAGCTCTACATTTTCATATGGACGAGGACGCGGGGAAAATGCTCTTCCTACATTTTTGCATGGTCGAGGAAGGGTTGTCTGTGGTGGAAGCTCTGTGAACAGTGCTATGCATTCCCAATCTTTTGGAACTGCGACAGAAAAGAATGAAACTGGCCATGGAGAGTCTTCCCCTTTAAGATACAGCAGGACAAAATTGCTTCATCTGTACAGGATGACTGACATGAAGTCCTGTAAGAAAATATTGGATGAAGTTGTACCAGTTCCTTCCCTTACACAGGAAGAACTGTTGGAGCCTCTAGCATTTTGTGCCCCGGCTCCTGATGAAGTG GCTATTTTGAAGGGAATTGACAAAGGAGATATTGTTAGTAGTGGTGCACCTCAGGTTTCTAAGGATGGATCCATTGGAAGAAATTCAAATGACTTTGGCCAAGCGAGACGAGCGAAGTTTG GTAGTAGAGAAGATGTGTTGCTTGCTTCTGATGATTATAAAAGTGAAAATGTTGACAATTCCCAGGGTGGTTATTCCAGTCACTTTGATGGTGTATCCCGTGAGAAAGAGTTGCACTCTTACAGGCCAGACACAAAACCTGAAACCTTACAGGATAAACAGATCTACTCtgagaataaattaaattctgaAG CCTCGGCAGAAGATAGTGGTCGGTATAGGACTGATGAAGGGGCTGTTATTAAGGAATCTACAGTCCTGGGAAATCTCTCTGTTCCTCCTGGAACAGCATGGCCATCCCTGTCAGTTGGAGATCGTTCACCTTTGGCCTCACATGATTGGAGAGAGATTCCGACTGACCTTAGGTCAAGAATTTCTGAGTTTGGCTGGTTACGACCACAGAAAGATATAAACAATGAACAACGGGGCAGTGGCTTAGGGGATTTATCTTACCCTGAAGATGAATCTAAATGGCAGGTTGGCAAGGATGCTGTTATTAGAAGGCAGCCATCTGCAGTCTTGGACAGGGAACTGGAAACCCGGAAACTTCTGCAGCCTTCTCCAGAGGAGCTTCTGCTTTACTATAAAGACCCACAGGGTGAAATTCAAGGCCCGTTTGCTGGGATTGATATTATTGGATGGTTTGAGGCTGGATACTTTGGCATAGATTTGCAAGTTCGCCTTGCAAATGCGCCACATGACTTGCCATTTTCTTTACTTGGTGATGTTATGCCACACTTACGAGCAAAAGCCCGACCTCCTCCTGGATTTAATGCACCAAAACAGAATGAAGTTGTGGATGGAGCTAGTAGGTCAAACATCAGTGCCCTTGGAAAGCTTCACACAAGCTCTAGTGAGATTGAAATGATGAAGGCTGAACAAAAATATGCATATGGTTCAACAACAGAAGCTGAAAATAGGTTTTTGGAGTCCTTGATGTCACGAAATATGAGTAGTACGAGCGCAGCCTCACTTGAGAAGTTTGCCTCTgaag CCATGCAGGGATTTGTAGGGAACAATGCTAGTACTATGCCCCCCTTGGGAGTGGAAAGCTCCGATAACCTATACCTCTTGGCCCAACGAATGGCACTTGAACGACAGAGGTCACTGCCAAACAGTTACCCGTATTGGTCTGGGAGAGATGCATCATCAATGATTCCTAATTCGGATATTGTCCAGGATTCCACAACTCAACACGCAAAACTTCTGGCTTCAATGGGTGATAATTCTCGCCAGCAGCCTCATTCGCAGAATCTGATGTCTATCCTTCAAGGCTTAACTGACAGGTCTACCTCTACATTTAACAATGGAGTTGGTGCCCGGTCAACTTTCCCTGTCCAGGGGGGATTAGACCCACTTCAGGAAAAGCTGGACTTGCATCAGGCTCAGAATTTACCCCCTCAAACTGCATTTGGGATCCAGCAACAGAGGCTGCAATCGCAGAATGCACCCTCTTTAACAAATTTACtgtctcaaaattttgataattcctCAGGCGATTTAACCCTTGAGAAGTTACTCTCTTCTGGTCTCTCTCAAGATCCACAACTTTTAAGTTTGTTGCAACAGCAATATTTTGTGCAATTACATTCACAGCCACAAGTTCCATCTCAGCAAATGTCGGTGTTGGATAAGCTATTGCTGCTTAAGCAGCAGCAGAAACAGGAAGAGCAACAACAATTGTTGCGACAACAGCAGCAATTGCTCTCTCAAGTGCTATCTGATCATCACCCTAACCACCGGATGAGCGAGCAACCTTATGGACAATTACCGGTTTCTGTATTGCCATCAGGAAATGCTTCTGCAGATCATCCGAGGTTTCACCTGGCACCACACGAGTTATATCAAATGGGTTCCCAAATTCCAGTTCCAAAATTGTCAGATGAACGCATTTCTAACTTTCTTAATGTTAATTTACCTCCCAATGCTTCCCAGGATGCAAGTCATATTGTTGGTTCTGAAGCCTCTTCTATGCATTTACAGAGTCAAACACCTCAAAAAAGTTGGGTTGCTACTCTGCCTGATGAAATTGATGACACACAAAAAAAGAACTCACTGACATCAAGCATGATTGATAGCTTGCCCCAGTCGGAGTTGGTTGACAAATCTCCAGTGGTGCAGGTTTCAAAAGACATTTTGAGAATCAATGATCCTGTCACAGTTTCAACCTCTGAGGTTACTGTGGAGTCTGTGCCTTTAGAACATCCTGGAAAATCTGTTGAAGTAGAATCTGCAATTAATTATGAGAATGAAGTTTCAGTGCCTGAGCAAGTAAATGAAATGATGGTTCCATCTGGGGAAGAGCCCTCCACAGTGATGGATATTAGAAGTGTTGAAGCTCGTGATATAAAAAAGCCTTCTGAGAAGAAGTCCAGGAAGCAAAGGTCTTCCAAGGCACAATCTTCTGACCAGGTGAAGGGAGTTTCTAAAACACCGTTCTCCCAACAATCAAAGACATCTGAAACTGACATTCATAATGTTTCTGATGTGAAGAATGAGACACATATTGCTTCAGGAGAAATATTTCCCAGAATGTCTCCACAGGAAACTAGAGAACACAAATCTGAAGTTCCTAAAGTTGACACAGTGGATGCTGAACAAACAAAGAGCTCATTGCCTGCAAGTGCACTCAGGGATGGTGGTGATTCTATGGATGCAAAGGGTGAATCCAGACTGGTTGGCCCTTCACAGCTTAATGCTCAAGAACAAACTGGACAACGGGCTTGGAAGCCTGCCCCCGGTTTCAAGCCAAAATCACTACTGGAAATTCAACAAGAAGAGCAGAGAAAAGCACAAACAGAAAGGGGGCATTCTGAGATCCCAGCATCCTTTACCTCCACTAGCGTCTCTACTCCTTGGGCTGGGGTTGTTGCCAATTCTGATCTTAAAACAGATTCAGGGGAATTAAATCTTGCAGAACCAGAAAATCGCATAAATCAAAAGAGCAAGAAGAGCCAATTACATGACCTTTTGGCAGAAGTTTCAGCGAAGTCAAATGAAAGAGATGTTGAGGTTCTGGACAGTAATCCCCTACCGATCACAACCTCTCAACTGGATTCAATTGACGATGACAACTTTATTGAGCTTAAAGACACTAAAAAGAATCGAAAAAAGTCTGCAAAATCCAAGGGTGTTGGAACTAAGGCCTCAGTGCCTCCTGCTTCAGTAGTTGGATCAAGTCCTAATGAGAAAGGCAAGGTTACGCGCCAAATACAGGAGGAGAAGGAACTCTTACCTGCAATACCTTCCGGTCCATCCTTAGGAGATTTTGTTCTTTGGAAAGGGGAATCCACAAACCCTTCCCCAGCTCCAGCATGGTCCACCGACTCTGGGAAACTTCCAAAGCCGACATCATTGAGGGACATCCTAAAGGAACAGGAAACAAAGGTTTCGTCTGCCCACCACCAAAACCCAATTCCAACACCTCAGAAGTCCCAGCCAAATCAGCCCACTCGAGGAAATGGTCCTTCTTGGTCGCTATCTGCAACATCCCCAGCTAAGGCTGCATCTCCCATACAGATTGTTTCCAATGCTTCTGCTCAATCAAGACCCAAAGGAGATGATGATCTATTCTGGGGTCCTTTAGATCCACCAAAACAAGAAGTGAAACA GTCAGATTTTCCTCTTTTTGCCAGCCAGGGCAGTAGGGGAATCAAAAACACTCCGAGCAAAGGGACTTCAGGAGGGATGTTTAGCAGGCAAAAATCTATGGGTAGTAGACCTGGTGAACGATCCCTATCATTGTCTCCTGCCACTTCCCATTTGTCCCTGAAAGGGAAGAAGGATGCCGCGAATAAATATTCAG AGGCCATGGACTTTAGAGATTGGTGTGAGAGTGAGTCTGTGAGGCTTATAGGAACGAAAG ATACAAGTTTCCTGGAATTCTGTTTAAAGCAATCCAGGTCTGAGGCTGAGATACTTCTGATAGAAAACCTTGATGCATATGATCCTGACCATGAATTCATTGACAAGTTCCTCAACTACAAGGAGTTGCTACCTGCAGATGTCCTTGAAATTGCCTTTCAAAGTCGGAATGATCGCAAGGCTGCTGAAATTGGTGCCAGAGATATGAATTCTGACAATGCAGGTGTCGGGGACTCTGAGCAAAACAATGCAATGGTTGCTGATGGATCCAAGGGTGGTGGgggagggaagaagaagggcaaaaaaggaaaaaaggtgaACCCATCAGTTCTGGGATTTAATGTCGTCAGCAATAGGATCATGATGGGAGAAATTCAGACCGTGGAAGATTAG